A genomic segment from Truepera sp. encodes:
- a CDS encoding HDIG domain-containing protein, translated as MRLKPPVWYANALRRTLLSLVPALARPDDPWAEQHLTPNEYALFARLSPQERAHGVDVARRLRRLRPDAPREVVAAALLHDVGKLGTPQATGWRILAHLLPWANVPPEPRLRGLAGARQARAHHARYGADLLRGAGAAPRVVELVQRHHSDGADPDAKLLLECDERT; from the coding sequence ATGCGCTTGAAGCCCCCCGTCTGGTACGCGAACGCCCTGCGGCGAACGTTGCTGTCGCTGGTGCCCGCGCTGGCCAGGCCGGACGACCCGTGGGCCGAGCAGCACCTGACGCCGAACGAGTACGCGCTCTTCGCCCGGCTCTCGCCCCAGGAGCGGGCGCACGGGGTGGACGTGGCGCGCCGACTAAGGCGCCTCAGGCCGGACGCCCCGAGGGAGGTGGTGGCCGCCGCGCTGCTCCACGACGTGGGCAAGCTCGGAACGCCACAAGCGACCGGCTGGCGGATCCTGGCGCACCTCCTGCCATGGGCGAACGTGCCGCCCGAGCCCAGGTTGCGCGGCCTGGCCGGAGCGCGGCAGGCGCGCGCGCATCACGCCCGCTACGGCGCGGACCTCCTGCGCGGCGCCGGTGCCGCCCCCCGCGTCGTCGAACTCGTGCAGCGTCACCATTCGGATGGCGCCGACCCCGACGCGAAGCTCCTGTTGGAGTGCGATGAGCGCACGTGA